A section of the Cyanobacterium sp. T60_A2020_053 genome encodes:
- a CDS encoding CAP domain-containing protein: MRKHPNNGLPPLLFDPLITKTAQLHAEDMARRNYFNHNTPEGLSPSDRYINLGGVRGVAENISFQKSSQSRLTYSIVEVFQRGLMYSDGHRKNLLDPNYTKFGYGIAVDFSRTKIYAVQNFQ; the protein is encoded by the coding sequence GTGAGAAAACATCCAAATAATGGATTACCGCCTTTATTATTTGATCCTTTAATAACGAAAACCGCACAACTTCACGCCGAAGATATGGCAAGAAGAAATTATTTCAACCATAACACACCTGAAGGATTATCTCCTTCTGATCGTTATATAAACTTAGGTGGTGTACGAGGAGTTGCTGAAAATATTTCTTTTCAAAAAAGTTCTCAATCAAGATTAACTTACAGCATTGTTGAGGTCTTTCAAAGAGGGTTAATGTATAGTGATGGTCATAGAAAAAATCTTCTCGATCCTAACTATACAAAATTTGGTTATGGCATTGCCGTGGATTTTTCTCGAACTAAAATTTATGCGGTACAAAATTTTCAGTAA